One Nonomuraea angiospora DNA segment encodes these proteins:
- a CDS encoding ISAzo13 family transposase has product MAISNEVHEQLAARCEVLLPHLNERQRRLLLAQEARLLGHGGVRLVAAVAGVSETTVRAGVAELEAGEGPLPDGRVRRAGGGRKLAEALDPDLIAALLTLVEPDERGDPTSPLRWTTKSLRNLAEELTRQGHPVSAPTVGRLLRGQGFSLQANAKTLEGAQHPDRDAQFRYLNEQVKQHQAAGQPVISIDAKKKEQLGQLPNLGRQWRPKGDPVRVEDHSFYFIGPDVEVAIPFGIYDLTRDSGWVNVGTDHDTSVFAVESIRRWWRARGHLDYPGAGRLLITADCGGSNSYRYRLWKAELAAFAAETGLTVTVCHFPPGTSKWNKIEHRLFSHITLNWRGRPLTSHEVVVNSIAATRTRTGLRVHAELDTGAYPTGISVSRDYLCLLPITAHEHRGTWNYTIAPTGPGSTALSTDEREQSRTRTLAMLADPRLTGMTSEELDALCRLLAPAQAAQAEQRKFQTRGRRRLKAPGNHGRPLLTHADRVLVTVIYLRQVCPQKVLAALLGTNAVTIGEAIRETRALMDEQKITLGQTTHYFSQAQDLRDWLDHGAVTSQMHIFQALTHPQLTGMPRQDFHALAERLTIPYQALLEQRRHHRRGGDRRPGTRRGVFPQKITDVDRILATVLAQRHLCSQQTLADLFGVSRGTIRNAVDDVLPLLKQEGYLPEPATRHFATAADVLAFVTGVSVDETPD; this is encoded by the coding sequence ATGGCGATCTCCAACGAGGTTCACGAGCAGCTCGCGGCACGGTGTGAGGTGTTGCTGCCGCATCTCAACGAGCGTCAGCGGCGCCTGCTGCTGGCTCAGGAAGCGCGGTTGCTTGGGCATGGCGGGGTTCGGCTCGTGGCGGCCGTGGCAGGAGTATCGGAGACGACGGTTCGCGCCGGGGTGGCGGAGCTGGAAGCGGGCGAGGGGCCTCTGCCCGATGGCCGTGTGCGACGGGCCGGAGGCGGCCGCAAGCTGGCCGAAGCTCTCGATCCCGACCTGATCGCCGCCCTGTTGACACTGGTAGAGCCGGACGAGCGCGGCGATCCGACCTCACCACTGCGCTGGACGACCAAGTCGCTGCGGAACCTGGCCGAGGAACTGACCCGGCAGGGCCATCCTGTCTCCGCACCGACGGTGGGCCGGCTGTTACGCGGCCAGGGCTTCAGCCTTCAGGCGAACGCCAAGACCCTGGAGGGCGCCCAACATCCTGATCGCGATGCCCAGTTCCGGTATCTCAACGAGCAAGTCAAGCAGCACCAGGCGGCCGGCCAGCCGGTGATCAGCATCGACGCCAAGAAGAAGGAGCAGCTCGGACAGTTGCCGAACCTGGGGCGGCAGTGGCGCCCGAAGGGCGATCCGGTGCGGGTGGAGGACCACAGCTTCTACTTCATCGGCCCGGACGTTGAGGTGGCCATCCCGTTCGGCATCTACGACTTGACCCGCGATTCCGGCTGGGTGAACGTGGGCACCGACCATGACACCTCGGTCTTCGCGGTGGAGTCGATCCGCCGCTGGTGGCGCGCACGCGGACACCTCGACTACCCCGGCGCCGGCCGCTTGCTGATCACCGCGGACTGCGGCGGCTCCAACAGCTACCGCTACCGGCTCTGGAAGGCCGAGCTGGCGGCGTTCGCCGCCGAGACCGGCCTGACAGTGACCGTCTGCCACTTCCCGCCGGGCACCTCCAAGTGGAACAAGATCGAGCACCGGCTGTTCTCCCACATCACCCTCAACTGGCGCGGCAGGCCACTGACCAGCCACGAAGTCGTGGTGAACAGCATCGCGGCCACCCGCACCCGCACCGGGCTGCGCGTGCATGCCGAGCTGGACACCGGTGCCTACCCGACCGGAATTTCCGTCAGCCGCGACTACCTGTGCCTACTCCCGATCACCGCCCATGAGCACCGGGGAACCTGGAACTACACCATCGCGCCCACCGGTCCAGGCAGCACCGCCCTGAGCACCGACGAGCGCGAACAGTCCCGCACCCGCACCTTGGCCATGCTGGCCGATCCCCGGCTGACCGGCATGACCAGCGAAGAATTGGATGCCTTGTGCCGTCTTCTGGCACCCGCGCAAGCGGCCCAGGCCGAGCAGCGCAAGTTCCAGACACGCGGCCGCCGACGTCTCAAGGCTCCGGGCAACCACGGCCGGCCTCTGCTGACCCATGCCGACCGTGTCCTGGTCACCGTCATCTACCTGCGTCAGGTCTGCCCGCAGAAAGTCCTGGCCGCTCTGCTCGGCACCAACGCTGTCACCATCGGCGAGGCGATCCGGGAAACCCGTGCCCTCATGGACGAACAGAAGATCACGCTGGGCCAGACGACGCACTACTTCTCCCAGGCCCAAGACCTGCGTGACTGGCTCGACCACGGCGCGGTCACCAGTCAGATGCACATCTTCCAGGCGCTGACTCACCCACAGCTGACCGGCATGCCTCGCCAGGACTTCCACGCCCTGGCCGAACGGCTCACCATTCCCTACCAGGCTCTCCTCGAACAGCGCCGCCACCATCGCCGCGGCGGCGACCGACGACCGGGAACGCGCCGTGGCGTCTTCCCGCAGAAGATCACCGATGTCGACCGCATTCTGGCCACCGTCCTGGCCCAGCGCCACCTTTGCAGTCAACAGACCCTGGCCGATCTGTTCGGCGTCAGCCGGGGCACCATCCGCAACGCCGTCGATGACGTCCTTCCCCTGCTCAAACAGGAGGGGTATCTGCCCGAACCAGCCACCCGTCACTTCGCCACGGCTGCAGACGTTCTTGCGTTCGTCACCGGTGTTTCCGTCGACGAAACGCCAGATTGA
- a CDS encoding alpha/beta fold hydrolase, whose translation MQPEPTAELRHRTVEAPAGRLHLVEQGTGPLVLLVHGFPESWYSWRRQLPALAAAGHRAVAIDVRGYGRSSKPEAIDAYRMLDLVEDNLAVVRALGEENAVVVGHDWGSSIAAASALLHPEVFRAVGLLSVPYAPPGGPRPSEIFAQIGGLEQEFYVSYFQEPGRAEAEIEPDVRGWLAGFYAALSADTMPAPGEPDPHFVTHGGRLRDRFPTGVLPAWLSEDDLDVYAGEFERTGITGALNRYRNMGRDWEELVPHRGAPIKQPSLFIGGALDASTTWMSDAIDAYPTTLPGLSASHLLDGCGHWIQQERPEEVNRLLTGWLATLRG comes from the coding sequence ATGCAGCCCGAGCCGACCGCCGAGCTCCGCCACCGCACCGTCGAGGCCCCGGCCGGGCGCCTGCACCTGGTCGAGCAGGGCACCGGCCCGCTGGTCCTGCTCGTGCACGGCTTCCCCGAGTCCTGGTACTCCTGGCGCCGCCAGCTCCCGGCCCTGGCCGCGGCCGGCCACCGCGCGGTGGCGATCGACGTGCGCGGTTACGGCCGCTCCTCCAAGCCGGAGGCGATCGACGCCTACCGGATGCTCGATCTGGTGGAGGACAACCTCGCCGTCGTGCGCGCTCTCGGCGAGGAGAACGCGGTGGTCGTCGGCCACGACTGGGGCTCCAGCATCGCCGCCGCCTCGGCCCTGCTCCACCCCGAGGTCTTCCGCGCCGTCGGCCTGCTGAGCGTCCCCTACGCACCGCCCGGCGGCCCCCGCCCCAGCGAGATCTTCGCCCAGATCGGCGGCCTCGAGCAGGAGTTCTACGTCTCCTACTTCCAGGAGCCCGGCCGCGCCGAGGCGGAGATCGAGCCCGACGTCCGGGGCTGGCTCGCGGGCTTCTACGCGGCCCTCTCCGCCGACACCATGCCTGCCCCGGGCGAGCCCGACCCGCACTTCGTCACCCACGGCGGCCGGCTGCGCGACCGCTTCCCCACGGGGGTCCTCCCGGCTTGGCTGAGCGAGGACGACCTCGACGTCTACGCCGGGGAGTTCGAGCGCACCGGGATCACCGGCGCACTCAACCGCTACCGCAACATGGGCCGAGACTGGGAAGAGCTCGTCCCGCACCGCGGAGCCCCGATCAAACAGCCGTCCCTGTTCATCGGCGGCGCCCTGGACGCCTCCACCACCTGGATGTCCGACGCCATCGACGCCTACCCCACCACCCTTCCCGGCCTGTCGGCCTCCCACCTCTTGGACGGCTGCGGCCACTGGATCCAGCAGGAGCGCCCCGAGGAGGTCAACCGCCTGTTGACCGGCTGGCTCGCCACCCTCCGGGGCTGA